Below is a window of Acidimicrobiia bacterium DNA.
AACCGAAATCTCTAACCCTACGGTGTCCACCGTGGTACTGCTCAGTCGTACTTCTCTAGCTTGATTCGCTCGGGTGGGACCCCCAAATCTATAAGTGCCTTTTCGGAGTTCTCGCACATCTCTGGAGGCCCACAGATATAGCACAGAGCGCCCGCAGGTAGGTGGGCCTCTATCATCTCCTTGTCTATACGCCGGTGATATCGGACTCGTTCGTCATTCGGAGACCGGGTTAGGGTGTGGATCACTTCAAGGTTAGGCATCCGGGATTCGATCTCGGCCAGCTGGTCTCTGTGGATTATGTAATCCCAGGATTTGGAGCTATATAACAGCGTGATGGGAATATCGTGGATTTTTAGCTCGTCGCAGTAGCGGATCATGCACATGAGAGGCACGATACCGGAACCTGCGGCTATCAGATATAAAGGTCCTCCCAAGTCCGGAGTCCACACGAACTTCCCGAAGGGCCCTCTGGTAGGAACCACGTCGCCGACTCCGATGTTGTCGCACATGTGCTTCGAAACTGTCCCGTCCTCGAACTTGCGAATCGTCAGATCGATGAAGTCCTTGTTGGTAGGGGACGAGTCGATGGAGTAAGCCCGTTGCACCCGTCCTCTGTCGGGAAACTCGAACCTGATGTTCACGTACTGTCCCGGAAGAAAATCAATGGGCTGTTCAAGGTCGAGACGGAACGTTTTTGTCTCGGGGGTCTCGATGAAAACTTCTCTCACCTTGGCTTCTTGCCATGGTGCTGCAGGCATTTGCTTCAGACCTCCTCGGATGGTCGCTTCACTCTGGCCACTATCCTATAGGCGGTCGGGCTTGCTGTAGCCGAAGACTCTGGAAAGGACTCCCGACCTCAATGCAACTGCGGGCGACGAGTGTAACCGGCATCCCAACAAAGCGCTACTTCTGAATGAAATCTCTTCGACCTTGCCCGAGTAGTCGCAATGGCGTATTCCAAGAAGCGACAGCACGATCCGATACTATTTGCAGCTGAGCAGATCCCACTACGGGTTGTGAAAGGAATAAAGGGCGGATGTGTGCGCCTGATACTGTCAACTGTCCAGCTTGTGGCTTCCCGAACATGCCGGGAGTTCGCGCCTGTATCTCGTGCCAGTCCCCCCTTCCTCAACCGCAGCTTCCAGTAGAAGAAACCGGGGTGAGCCCGAGGCTCCAGCCTTCCTCGAATGTGCAGCCCTCGCCGAGTCGTCCCAACCCTCTGCCGGTTTCCCTGGACGACTCTCCCCAAAGTCCATCGGAGATCATCGAGCGGCTGCGGCAAGTTAGGGGGGAGGATTTTCTACGATCGCTGGAGATGATGGCAGCCCCGGACAATAAGACGAAACTCGATGGGGAACTGGACAACACGTATGCGGCGGCTGTCAGGGCGTCGGCTTCATCCGAGAATGTCGAGGTCCTGACCGCTCAAACATCACCTCGGCAAGCACAAAGTTACGTACCGCCGAACCCCGACCCATGGATGGTCGATCATCATGAGCTGAAAGCCGTGGAGGCTCCAGATCCATGGAGAGTTCGTTTACCGCAGTACGTCGGTTCGTCTGGGTCCGCCACCAAACCATCTCGGAGAAACGGTTACACGCCCATCGACCTGATCTCCGGCGTCGGGATTCTCGCTCTACTAGCCTCTATAGCAATGCCGTGGATTTCCGTGCACGGCACGACCGAGGGACAGGCGCTGGGCCCTGGCTCTCTCCCTATTTCGCTTCTGGTAACCGGAGTATCCGGATCATACCCGTTACCCTGGCTCACAGCAGCGTCGGTATTAGCCGTGCTGGTGCTCATCGCAGTAGTAGGCCTGGCGGTGCCCCGCAGCCAGCTGGCGGCCACCGGCCTCACTATCGCAGGGTTACTAGCAATCCTGACTCCCGCGGCATTCCTGGTAAAACTAGCCCTCTCCGGAGAGACTGGCGCCACTGGCGAGATCGCCTATGTGCCAGACCCCGGAATGTACGTCGCTTTGGGAGGCGCCCTAGTCGTGCTGCTAGGTGCAGCCCTGAGAAACGCTGGCGCGCTTGCCCACCGGCACTAGGCACAAAGAACAGGGCGCGAGGATCTTAAAGCGAGCGAAGAACGATCGCGTCGCCCTGGCCTCCACCGCCGCATATCCCCACAGCTCCCAACTTTGCCTGCCGCCTCTTTAGCTCCATAGCCAGTGTCAGCGTCAGACGTGCGCCGGAAGCACCGATAGGATGCCCCAAAGCAACGGCTCCACCGTTCACGTTGACTATGTCGTTCGGAATCCCAAGTTCCTTTGCAGACTGAATTGCGACAGCTGCGAAAGCCTCGTTGATCTCGTATAGGTCGATCTCGGTTACGCCCAAGCCTGCCTTGTCGAGAGCCTTCAAAATCGCTCGGGAAGGTTGGCTATGCAACGTCGCGTCGGGTCCCGCTACCATTCCGTATGAGACGATCTCGGCTAAAGGCGTTACTCCCAATGATTCTGCTTTTTCCTTGCTAGCCACAATGACCGCACATGCTCCATCCGAGATTTGGCTGGCGTTTCCTGCAGTTATTGTCCCCTCTTTATCGAAGGCAGGAGGAAGCTTGGCAAGCGACTCAGGGGTGGTTTCGGGCCTGATCCCCTCGTCCGAGTCGACCGCAATGGGGTCGCCCTTGCGCTGGGGAACCTCGACAGGAACGATCTCCTCGCCGAGCTTTCCCGCCTTCGTAGCGGCAGCTGCTCTCTCGTGGGACATGGTGGCCCAGAGGTCTTGCTCTTCCCTGGTGATGCCCAACCGGGCATTGTTTCGGTCAGATCCCTCGCCCATGTGGCAGTGGTCAAACGCGCACCACAGACCGTCATAGATCATGGAGTCGATCACCTTGCCATCGCCCATGCGCAGCCCACTTCTGGCACCGGGCATCAGGTACGGAGCTTGCGTCATGGACTCCATACCTCCGGCTACTACAAGATCGGCCTCGCCAGTTTGGATCATCTGATCTGCTAGATAAATTGCGTTGATTCCCGATAGACACACTTTGTTGACCGTGAGGGCGGGCACTTCCATCGAGATGCCCGCCTTACTCGCAGCCTGCCTCGCAGTGATCTGGCCTTGGCCAGCCTGCAAGACCTGCCCCATAATCACGTAATCTATGTCTTCAGCTCTGACACCTGACTTCGATAGGGCGCCCTGAATGGCAAAACCCCCAAGGTCCATCGCCGTGAACTTGGATAGACTGCCCATGAACTTCCCAATGGGCGTCCTAGCACCATCTAGAATCACCGAACCTGCCATCGTGTGCTCCTTTCTGCAGCAAGAATCAGCGGGTGCGCAACAATTTTGGCAACCCCGACCCACCTCGTAGTCTATCGCTGAGCGAGCCTCGAGAAACCACCTAACCGCAGTAACCCCGAAAAGCCAAGACCAATCTGGTGTCACACTCGCATTGTTTAGGTACCCTTTTGGCCGACGGCTATGCCAACTTAGACGCGCCAGATCGTATGGAGGTTTGGGCATGAAGCTCGCGAAGGTGGATCACATCGGGATCGCAGTCAGAGACCTAGATGCCGCAATTGAGTATTTCGCTCGACGCTACGGGGCAAAAGTCGCGTCTCGCGAGGAGATCCCCCAAGACAAAGTTGAAGAAGCGATGATCCAAGTAGGCGAGTCTTACATTCAGCTCCTCGCCCCCACGGCCGACGACTCACCGGTCGCCAAGTTTTTGGAGAAACGAGGTGAGGGTATCCACCATATAGGCTTCGGCGTCGAGAACCTCGACGGGTTGCTCGAGGAGCTAAGCGCTCAAGATGCACAGCTAATCGACGATCGTCCTCGCCTTGGTGGCGGCGGGAAAATGGTCGCGTTCGTTCACCCCAAGGATGGACCTGGAATCCTCGTGGAGCTAGTACAGGAGTGAGTGAATGTGCACGAACAATTTGTCGTGTTGGGTAGTCGAAACCTCTAAAACAGATAAAACAGAGAGCGCGAGGTAGTCAAACCCCGGAAAAAGACAAACGGTACGAGAGAAGGTGAGGATGAGTAGTTCCCAAGAGCCTCCGAGACCCACTACAGCAGAACGCCTCGCTGACCTGAAGAGGCGCCGAGACGAAGCTCTACACGCCGGATCGGCCAAGGCGGTGGAGAAGCAGCATGCCAAGGGCAAGCTGACCGCTAGGGAGCGGCTGGAGCTACTTCTGGATCCTGGAAGCTTCGTCGAGCTAGACCAGTTAGCGCGCCACCGCTCTACCGCATTCGGTATAGACAAGGAGCGGCCCCTGGGCGATGGCGTCGTAACTGGGTGGGGCCGAATAGACGGTAGGAAGGTTTTTGTTTTCTCTCAAGACTTCACCGTTTTCGGGGGCTCATTAGGGGAAGTGTTCGCTGAGAAAATCTGCAAAATCATGGACCTTGCAATGGCAACTGGCGCACCGGTAATCGGGATAAACGACTCCGGGGGAGCCAGAATTCAAGAGGGAGTGGTGAGCCTCAACGGCTACGGCAGGATCTTTGACCGAAACGTCCAGGCCTCCGGAGTGATCCCTCAGATCTCGGTGAACATGGGGCCTACGGCAGGTGGGGCCGTCTACTCGCCTTCGATGACAGACTTCATCTTCATGGTAAAGGGCACCTCGCACATGTTTATTACTGGACCAGACGTCATAAGGGCCGTCACAGGAGAAGAAGTAACCTTCGAAGAGCTAGGTGGAGCGATGACTCATGCCTCTCGATCGGGAGTAGCGAGCTTTGTCGCCGACGACGAACCCTCCTGCCTAGAGGCAGTGAGGTACCTTCTCTCGTTTCTCCCCTCCAACAACATGGAAGAGCCCCCTTCATACGAGTGCGAAGACGATCCATCGAGATGCGACACAGCGCTAGACTCGGTTATTCCAGACTCTCCCAACAAACCTTATGACATGCGCCACGTCATAGAGATGGTCGTTGACGAAGGGGAGTTCTTCGAGGTCTTCCCGTACTGGGCCAAGAATATTGTCATTGGGTTCGCTAGGCTCAACGGTCACCCGGTAGGAATAGTGGGCAACCAACCCATGGAGATGGCCGGCACTTTGGATATCGACTCGTCTACTAAAGCAGCCCGGTTCGTGCGGTTCTGCGACGCTTTCAACATCCCCTTAGTTGCCTTTGTGGACGTTCCAGGTTTTCTTCCCGGCACAGATCAGGAGTATGGGGGCATTATCCGCCATGGCGCTAAGCTGCTCTATGCATTCTGCGAATCGACAGTTCCACGAATGACGGTCATCACCAGAAAAGCGTACGGCGGAGCTTACGTCGTCATGAACTCCAAGTCGATCAGGGCCGATTACTGTGTCGCTTGGCCTACTGCAGAAATCGCTGTGATGGGTTCTCAAGGAGCCGTCGAGATCATCTTTCGCAAGGAAATCGCTGCCGCCAAAGATCCTGAAGCCAGGCGACGTGAACTGATCGCCGAGTACGAGGCTCAATTCGCAAATCCCTACATCGCTGCCGAGAGAGGTTACATTGACGAGGTGATACTTCCCTCCGAGACGCGGCCTCGTCTCATCAGTGCGCTCGAGGTCCTTCTCGACAAGCGAGAGTCGCTGCCGCACCGCAAGCATGGAAACATGCCGCTATGAACCCTCGAGCATCGGGAGTAGAAAACAACTCGAATTCTACGGTGACAGTCGGAGAAAGTCGTGGGGAGCTATTTACGCCTAACGCCGACTATGCATTTGTGATCACTCCCGAGCCCACGCCAGAGGAGACATCGGCGATAACCGCAGCAGTCGTCGCGATCATGCAGTCAGAGGCTTCTGCTTCGACAGAGCGCCAACGAGCTACCATCGAACCATCTAAAAAGCGTGCTGCCTGGAAGGCAGCACGCAGGCCACGACCGACCCCCCATCTCATGAAAGGTTTAGAGCCATCTTTTGCGTGGAAACTTTCAGGGCTCCTGGGAAAGCCCTACGGCCGGTGACAGTCAGGACATTGTCGGTCCGGTTGGGAGATAACCAGAAAAAGTGGCTGACTCGCTTCGCCCATTCGCCTTGAACTATAGGATGAGTAGACAGTTTCATACGCATCTTCCGCTCAAGACGGGTTGGGTTCACAGCTATTCAGAGCTTCCGCGCCTTGGGTTCGCCAACACCCAGAGTCCGCCCACGACCGCGCTTAGCAAGATGGATGCCCACACTACCCAGTCGCCCGCGATTGAATACACTGTGTCTCGCTGAAAAAGAGGAATGTCTACACTCCAGGTACCCTCGTACTCTGTGCTCACATAAGCGAGTTGGGCGCCGTAGGCGTCGAACGCTGCAGACACTCCGCTCAGCGTTGCGTGTATGACCGGCCTTCCCGTCTCGGCGGCCCGAATAGCGGCTAAGGAAGCGTGCTGTCGGGGCAACCAGCTCCGCTGGAAGGTCGTATTAGCGGATTGAACAACAATGACATCCGATCCCTTCTGTGCGAGAGACCGACTCATATCCGGGAAAGCCGACTCGAAGCATATAAGTGGAGCAACGCTCACGCCCGCCTTCGAAAGCTGCATCACCACATCATGCTGTCCCCTTCCCCGATCTTCACGTGCGGCATCTGTGAACCAACTGACCCAACCCATAAGTGGCCTTGCGGGAACGTACTCCCCAAACGGAACGAGCCTTCGCTTGTCATAGCGGAACTTGGGCCCGTCGGCGTCAACCAGAAGAGAGGTTTTGTATATGGAGCCTGTCCGAGAACGTGCATCTACATTGGCTAGCAGAGGTGCACCGGTATCCGAAGCCAGAGCCTGTAGCCGTTGCATGTAAATATCGTGCAAGAAAGGATCCTCGCCGAGGGAGGACTCACCCCACACCACTAGGTCGTAGCCTTTCTGAAGCGTTAGGGTCATCGCCTCCGCCACAGTGAATCGCTGTTCTGCGGGGCCTATTGGTCCCGGTTGGACCCCGGCTATCCGCAGAACACGGGCATACTCCGGCGGGCGTCTCGTCGACGCTACAATCCACGCTGCTGCAATCGCGACTGCGAGAGAAAGCAAGCATGTCGTAACAGCACCTGAACTAGGGAGCTCCCTGCCCCCCCAAGATTCGAAAGAACGCTGCCGAGCGAAGAGTACCGATGCTGCGATTGCCGTATTTACGGCTACGACGACCCACCCCACAAACCACACACCACCCCACGAAGCGATTTCCAGTCCCCACAAAGAATTCCACTGAGTAGCTCCTAGAAGAGCCCATGGACCCCCGAGGCGGTCCCATGAGCGTCCGGCCTCTGCTAAAACCCAAAACGAAGGGACAAGGCACAGGGCTCTATACACCCGACCTCGACCTAGAGTGGCCCTGGCGGCAAGGGCCCACGGGAGCCACGTAGCACCAAACATGGCCGCAATAAAAGGTTGAAAAACATGCGTTTTATGGGTCATCCAGTAATGGGTCGTCAAAAAGAACGCAGCCCCCCCTGTCCATCCCAGAAACGCAGCTTGCTTCCTACTCTCGGTTCTGGAAAGGACCAAAAGCACCGGGACAAGACATACAAGAGCGAGCGGCCACAGAGAAGGAGCAGGGAACGCCAGCGTTGCTGCCGCGGGAGACACAGCAGCCAATCCCTTGAAAAGTCGTTTCCTAAAAGCCCCGCTCGATTCGGGCAGCAGCCTGCTGTAGCTTTTCTCGGAAGCCCTTTGTGACAGGGCTGTCATAACCATCTTCTGGAGTACTTCTCCAGTATGTACTCGCAAAAATTTTTATGCTCTCGGAGCAGAACTGCGGGGAGCCGGGCAAAATACTTACCGCCACGCCTCCGGACGGTTCGTTCCTCAAGCGAGGTTCGAGCTTCTTGGGTACACCTGGTTGGGATCGGTAACAACATTAACGAGAGCAGGCTTGCCGGCTTCGAAAGCTCGATCGATGGCCGGCCCAAGCTGTGAAGGATCGGTTACGAACTCGCCGTGTCCCCCGAGCGCCTCAACAACGAGATCATAGCGGCACTCTGCTTGTAAGTCGGCCGCCACATCGTAGCCATACAGCGCTCTCATAGGGTGCTTCTCGAGTCCCCAGATTCCGTTGTTGGAAAGGATCCCTACGACAGGTACGTCGAACCTGACCAGAGTGTCGTAGTCAATTCCCGAGAAGCCAAATGCCCCGTCCCCGAAAAGGATGACTACTTGCCGATCTGGGTGTACCAACTTCGCAGCCAGGCCGTACCCCGGTCCGGTTCCCAAACAGCCGTAAGGGCCGGGATCCATCCAGCATCCTGGCTCGAACACGTCGATGTAGCGCCCGGCAAAAGATACGAAGTCTCCTCCGTCGCATATGACTATTGCGTTCCGCTCAAGTCGTTTACGTAGTTCCCCGTATACACGACGGGCATCGATAGGTTTCGACTCCGAAGCCATCTCAGAGGCATCCTTTTCCCGTCTGGATTCCTCTTCTGCTTGCAGCCTTCCTATCCACTCGCTGCGATCACAGGGTCTGACTCCGGCAGCTATCTCCTCGAAAATCTCGCTGAGAGGACCGGCTGCGCTGGCCACTAGCTCGACATGGGACGCCAACATATCAGGGTGATCGGCGATGTGAACCACTCGAGCTCCGCCAAAGCGCCCGAAATTGAGGCGAAAATCAAGAGGCGTACCCGCCACCACTACCAGATCGGCTTCTTTTAGCGCTAGCGACCTGGATCTCGAAAAGCAAAGTGGGTGGTCGGCGGGGAGGCAGCCTCTCCCCATCCCGTTTAGAAACGTCGGGATTCTAGCTCTTTCGACCAGTGCCCGAAGCGCCTCCCATGCTCCGTCCCAGTACACATCCGACCCCCCTACGAGCACTGGGCGCTCTGCCCCTTCTAAAGCCTTCACCACACTCGAAGAATCACCTGCTGTCGCACGGGACAATCCTCGCAAAATCAAACTTTCGTCTAGATCTGCTTCCCCTGGAACGAAAAGAACGTCGAGTGGAAAATCGACGAAAGCCGGCCCCCTGTGAGGTGTCAAAGCTTCCGACACGCAAAAAGAAAGGAGCTTGGGAATCTCGGCCGTCGAGGTAGCAGTTGCCGCTGCTTTTGTCACTGACCTGACCACCGGTATGTGGTCGAACTCTTGTAAGCTTCCCTCACCCCATCTCGCTTGGGGGGCTCTTCCAGCGAGAACAACGAGGGGCGAACCATTGAAGTGAGCCGTGGTGATGGCGGATATGCCGTTGGTAACCCCGGGTCCAGCGGTAAGGGCTACAAATCCGGGTTTTCGGGTTAATTTGGAGTATCCCTCCGCTGCAAAAGCAGCCGTCTGCTCGTGGCGAGTGTCCACGATCTCGATTCCCCCGAGCTTTACGCACCCGTCATAGATGGGGAAGATGTGACCTCCTGAAAGAGTAAACAGGTATTCTGCCCCCCACCTCTTCATCACCTCAACTGCTAGCATGCCGCCGTGACCTTGTAAGCGCATTACGCTACTCCCTCATAATCTCGTCGCCTATCTTATGTGATCTTCGAACAGAGTCCTCGAGGTCCGTGGGGAAGGCATTGCTCCATAGCGCTTTCAATATTGCCGTTACAACCCTAGGATCGAACCCCGCGAGGCGCTCTGCTACTTCGAGAGCCCTCGAATGGACGCTGTTCGCCTCAACCACCTCGTTCACAACTTCTTCGAGCGCGAACGAAGCTGAATCGCCAGCAATCCGATAATCGGTTGCCAAGAGCATGTCGGTTCCCTGCCCCCGGCAGTGGCCGTTGACAGCAGCCACGATCGGTTTGAGGGGGCGGTCGACTTGTAGAGTTGCTTTCGGAGCCGCTTTCAGTCCGGCGAATTCTTCGTCGCTAATACGTTCCCCTCGAGCCACTCTCCTACCGGCTGGAATGGTTTTCTTTTGGTCCATCCCAGCACAAAAAGCATCTCCTGAGCCCGTAAGAACTGCCACCCGAATCTTGTCATCCTGTATTACGATCTGCCAGGCCTTTGCAAGTGCCAAAAGAGTCGGGGGTCCAGCGCGTTCTTAACCTCGGGCCTGGAAAGTGTCAGCACGGCAACTCGTCCGTCGGCGACAAGCTCGAAGTTCAAGGCCATTTGCGATCTCCGTCGGTCAACGTTGTCACAACACAGGCTACGAGAAACCGACCTAGCCCTGTATCCTTGTAAGTGTCGGGAAGCGACCGCACCAGTAGACCTCGACACGCTCAGCCTCAGAATTGTCTCGAGGTAGGTTGGACTACTCAGGAGTCGCCATGCGCTGGAAAATTGAAGACACCCCCGAGATGGCCGCATTCAGGCAAGAGTTTAAGGATTGGCTGGCGTCTGTTCTACCCAAGGGATGGATGGAATCTATCGACTCCGGCGACGACGACCGATTCGCCGAAATCCGAAAAAAGAGCTCGATCAATCCGTTCACCTGGATGAGAACGATTGGAGAAAGCGGGTACGCAGCACCTCTCTGGCCGAAAGAGTACGGGGGACTGTCGGGAGAAGCATGGATGCAGCGCATCGTGCGCGAAGAACTGTCCCACTACCGCCTACCGCTTTTCGGTCCCAATATTTTGGGAATCGGGCTGGCAGGCCCTACGATCATCGAGCACGGCACCGAAAAGCAAAAGGAGCGATACCTCAAGAAAATCCTCACAGGAGAAGAAATCTGGTGCCAGCTGTTCTCGGAACCTGGAGCCGGCTCTGACCTGGCCTCATTGTCCACGAGAGCAGTGCGTGACGGCGACGAGTGGGTAGTCAATGGTCAAAAGGTGTGGACTTCTATAGCTCAGTACGCTCACTTCGGAATGCTCCTGGCGCGTACCAACCCCGACGTACCCAAACACGAAGGACTCAGTTACTTCATCGTCGACATGAAATCTCCGGGGGTCGAGGTTCGGCCCCTCAAACAAATGACAGGCGGATCAGAGTTCAACGAGGTTTACTTCACCGACGTGCATATTCCTCACGAAAACCTAGTGGGCGGCGAGGGAAACGGGTGGGTGTGTGCTCGTACGACGCTCATGTGGGAACGGATAACACTATCGGGACTATCCCTTGACACCGCATCTCTGGTCGGCGGAACTCGCAAAGACCCGTGGGAAGCGTTTCTTGACGCAATTCCAGATCGGAAAGATCCTCTCGTCCGCCAGCACCTCGCAAAAATCTTTTCGGAGCAAGAGATAAAAGAGGCAACCGCTTTTAGGGCGCAGCTCTCTCGGGCTGGTGGCAAGGAGGCAGGACCCGAGGGATCCTTTGCCAAGTTTTTCAACGCCGAGTTCAATCAGAGGAAGACGAACTTCGCGGTGACAGCGGCACGGATGGGCGGGGTGGCCTGGACTCCAGGTGACAAGGAGGCCGAAGCGCGTGCGCAAGCTTTTTTGCGGGCGCGAGCCAACACGATCGAGGGCGGCACGTCCGAGGTACTGAGAAATGTCGTGGGCGAGAGAGTTCTAGGTCTTCCAAGAGAACCAGAGGTCGACAAAGGAGTCCCTTGGAAAGACATCAAACGCTCGGGCTAGAGACGGTATTCGACGCCACGCACCCGCGCCCCCGGGTAGTAAAGCTGAAGAGCGGGGCCTGTTACTGGGATGTTACGCCCGACAACAGAGACTCCGAGCTAGCCCTTCTAGCAGTCCATGCACACCCCGACGATGAAGCGTCGAAGGGTGCGGCGACGCTGGCAAAATATGCCGATGAAGGAGTGCGCACTAGCGTTGTTACGTGTACGGGCGGGGAGCGGGGAGATATTCTCAATAAGCGGCTCGACAAGCAAGAGCTGGCTGCCCATATCGCAAAAATACGTGCCAGAGAGATGGAGGAGTCCGCACGCGTCTTGAACCTCGCCCGGCACTATTGGCTGGGATTCGAGGACTCAGGCTTC
It encodes the following:
- a CDS encoding oxidoreductase; translated protein: MPAAPWQEAKVREVFIETPETKTFRLDLEQPIDFLPGQYVNIRFEFPDRGRVQRAYSIDSSPTNKDFIDLTIRKFEDGTVSKHMCDNIGVGDVVPTRGPFGKFVWTPDLGGPLYLIAAGSGIVPLMCMIRYCDELKIHDIPITLLYSSKSWDYIIHRDQLAEIESRMPNLEVIHTLTRSPNDERVRYHRRIDKEMIEAHLPAGALCYICGPPEMCENSEKALIDLGVPPERIKLEKYD
- a CDS encoding acetyl-CoA C-acyltransferase (Catalyzes the synthesis of acetoacetyl coenzyme A from two molecules of acetyl coenzyme A. It can also act as a thiolase, catalyzing the reverse reaction and generating two-carbon units from the four-carbon product of fatty acid oxidation), giving the protein MAGSVILDGARTPIGKFMGSLSKFTAMDLGGFAIQGALSKSGVRAEDIDYVIMGQVLQAGQGQITARQAASKAGISMEVPALTVNKVCLSGINAIYLADQMIQTGEADLVVAGGMESMTQAPYLMPGARSGLRMGDGKVIDSMIYDGLWCAFDHCHMGEGSDRNNARLGITREEQDLWATMSHERAAAATKAGKLGEEIVPVEVPQRKGDPIAVDSDEGIRPETTPESLAKLPPAFDKEGTITAGNASQISDGACAVIVASKEKAESLGVTPLAEIVSYGMVAGPDATLHSQPSRAILKALDKAGLGVTEIDLYEINEAFAAVAIQSAKELGIPNDIVNVNGGAVALGHPIGASGARLTLTLAMELKRRQAKLGAVGICGGGGQGDAIVLRSL
- the mce gene encoding methylmalonyl-CoA epimerase, producing the protein MKLAKVDHIGIAVRDLDAAIEYFARRYGAKVASREEIPQDKVEEAMIQVGESYIQLLAPTADDSPVAKFLEKRGEGIHHIGFGVENLDGLLEELSAQDAQLIDDRPRLGGGGKMVAFVHPKDGPGILVELVQE
- a CDS encoding methylmalonyl-CoA carboxyltransferase, which gives rise to MSSSQEPPRPTTAERLADLKRRRDEALHAGSAKAVEKQHAKGKLTARERLELLLDPGSFVELDQLARHRSTAFGIDKERPLGDGVVTGWGRIDGRKVFVFSQDFTVFGGSLGEVFAEKICKIMDLAMATGAPVIGINDSGGARIQEGVVSLNGYGRIFDRNVQASGVIPQISVNMGPTAGGAVYSPSMTDFIFMVKGTSHMFITGPDVIRAVTGEEVTFEELGGAMTHASRSGVASFVADDEPSCLEAVRYLLSFLPSNNMEEPPSYECEDDPSRCDTALDSVIPDSPNKPYDMRHVIEMVVDEGEFFEVFPYWAKNIVIGFARLNGHPVGIVGNQPMEMAGTLDIDSSTKAARFVRFCDAFNIPLVAFVDVPGFLPGTDQEYGGIIRHGAKLLYAFCESTVPRMTVITRKAYGGAYVVMNSKSIRADYCVAWPTAEIAVMGSQGAVEIIFRKEIAAAKDPEARRRELIAEYEAQFANPYIAAERGYIDEVILPSETRPRLISALEVLLDKRESLPHRKHGNMPL
- the lnt gene encoding apolipoprotein N-acyltransferase, which gives rise to MVMTALSQRASEKSYSRLLPESSGAFRKRLFKGLAAVSPAAATLAFPAPSLWPLALVCLVPVLLVLSRTESRKQAAFLGWTGGAAFFLTTHYWMTHKTHVFQPFIAAMFGATWLPWALAARATLGRGRVYRALCLVPSFWVLAEAGRSWDRLGGPWALLGATQWNSLWGLEIASWGGVWFVGWVVVAVNTAIAASVLFARQRSFESWGGRELPSSGAVTTCLLSLAVAIAAAWIVASTRRPPEYARVLRIAGVQPGPIGPAEQRFTVAEAMTLTLQKGYDLVVWGESSLGEDPFLHDIYMQRLQALASDTGAPLLANVDARSRTGSIYKTSLLVDADGPKFRYDKRRLVPFGEYVPARPLMGWVSWFTDAAREDRGRGQHDVVMQLSKAGVSVAPLICFESAFPDMSRSLAQKGSDVIVVQSANTTFQRSWLPRQHASLAAIRAAETGRPVIHATLSGVSAAFDAYGAQLAYVSTEYEGTWSVDIPLFQRDTVYSIAGDWVVWASILLSAVVGGLWVLANPRRGSSE
- a CDS encoding acetolactate synthase — its product is MRLQGHGGMLAVEVMKRWGAEYLFTLSGGHIFPIYDGCVKLGGIEIVDTRHEQTAAFAAEGYSKLTRKPGFVALTAGPGVTNGISAITTAHFNGSPLVVLAGRAPQARWGEGSLQEFDHIPVVRSVTKAAATATSTAEIPKLLSFCVSEALTPHRGPAFVDFPLDVLFVPGEADLDESLILRGLSRATAGDSSSVVKALEGAERPVLVGGSDVYWDGAWEALRALVERARIPTFLNGMGRGCLPADHPLCFSRSRSLALKEADLVVVAGTPLDFRLNFGRFGGARVVHIADHPDMLASHVELVASAAGPLSEIFEEIAAGVRPCDRSEWIGRLQAEEESRREKDASEMASESKPIDARRVYGELRKRLERNAIVICDGGDFVSFAGRYIDVFEPGCWMDPGPYGCLGTGPGYGLAAKLVHPDRQVVILFGDGAFGFSGIDYDTLVRFDVPVVGILSNNGIWGLEKHPMRALYGYDVAADLQAECRYDLVVEALGGHGEFVTDPSQLGPAIDRAFEAGKPALVNVVTDPNQVYPRSSNLA
- a CDS encoding acyl-CoA dehydrogenase, which encodes MDYSGVAMRWKIEDTPEMAAFRQEFKDWLASVLPKGWMESIDSGDDDRFAEIRKKSSINPFTWMRTIGESGYAAPLWPKEYGGLSGEAWMQRIVREELSHYRLPLFGPNILGIGLAGPTIIEHGTEKQKERYLKKILTGEEIWCQLFSEPGAGSDLASLSTRAVRDGDEWVVNGQKVWTSIAQYAHFGMLLARTNPDVPKHEGLSYFIVDMKSPGVEVRPLKQMTGGSEFNEVYFTDVHIPHENLVGGEGNGWVCARTTLMWERITLSGLSLDTASLVGGTRKDPWEAFLDAIPDRKDPLVRQHLAKIFSEQEIKEATAFRAQLSRAGGKEAGPEGSFAKFFNAEFNQRKTNFAVTAARMGGVAWTPGDKEAEARAQAFLRARANTIEGGTSEVLRNVVGERVLGLPREPEVDKGVPWKDIKRSG